The Ziziphus jujuba cultivar Dongzao chromosome 1, ASM3175591v1 genome segment GAGCTTTGACAAGGAATTTGCCGAGAAAGCGCAAGACATATAAAGAAAGGAGTGGTGAAATattagaaaagaaataataaagtaTCTTTGATTTGAATTGTTTGGCACGTAAGAAAGAAATTgggaagaaaagaataaaaacgatggttttaagaaataataataataagtgttACTCAAGAAATGTATTCTGAATTGACTACATCAACCgtgatgtgattttttttttcttttttggataaaatatatCAAGGGTGATGTGATTAGACATCGAACGGTCTGATGAATATCATCTCATCAGAAATGAACGGTGTGACTTCAAAGTATTTGTTATATATGCACATGTATATGGTCAAAGTCTGATCTAGCCAGAACTACTAACATTTTTGCAACTGAATTGTGtacaaaaagaggaaaaaaagaaaaagaaaaaaaaagagttaattaTTAATCAATACAACATTGAGAAGTCTGTAAATGGAAATCTAAAATTTGAGAGAGGATAAATTAAattctgaaattttaaatttattaaaaatcaatcTAATTCACTAACTGAATTAacggtattaattttactatttaataatgttaatatataatttcatattaatattataatttattttgtaaaaaaaataaaaaaataaaaaataatttttacttaaaacaataaggatttaaaaataataaaaataaattatttgatcaaataaaataaataaaataaaatcaatgataataaatttttttttattttttatattagactaaaataagaaaagcataaaaattaaaatatttattttattttatttatatctaatttttatttttattttttatggtttggtcataaaaaattaatataaattttttatctaaattattttatttaatttttgatctaataaaaatatttttgctggagaaaaacttttaattttagttttatttttatttttatataattgttttatatctaattttaatttttgtagttTTGGTCTTTCTTTCTGGTTTaggtgaaaaaaatattattaatttttgatctagtaaaattattttatgttatttttggtcttacaaaaatattctatcagaacaaaaatttcaattttgttttcatttttattttttggtttaattttaggtttaaaaatatttaatttttttaatttaaataagatagaattgaatacaattttttaaataaaaaaatataaatataaaataaaaaacaaaaaaattattttttataagtttttgttttttattgaaaaatgaattatgaCATTAGCATATTTCGattatcaattaataaaattaacattGTTGGTCAATTAGATCgatttataacaaattttaaaatttaaaatttaatttatataaccaTAAACTTTAAAATTCGATTTGCAcctaaaataatttaacatttcTGGAAAACTTTTGGATTtctatcattaatttttatgctTGTTGCAGGCCCTTGTTTCACAACAAAAGGGAAGTTTAATGGAGCTGGTGGATCCAAGGTTGGGATCAGAGTCCAATGAGGAAGAAGCGATTAGAATGattaaaataactttattaTGCCACAATCCATCTCCAGCACTTCGACCTACCATGTCTAGTGCAGTGCGCATGCTTGAAGGTCGAACTACCGTTCATGAATTGATTATGGATCCAAGTATTTATGGTGATAAATTGAGATTTGAAGCCTTGAGAAACCAGTTCAATTCATTCACAACAGACACCTCATCTGAATATTAGAATTTTTGTTCTGTAATCATTTGCAACGTGTATATATTTCCTATATCGGTCCAGAATTCTTATGGTGAGAATTTTTAGTGATGAAAGCAATATTGTTTTTAAGCGTAACTTTTGTTTGTAtacttctttttaattattatatctgTTAATATAAAACGTTTAATGTCGTTTTTGGATTTGGTATAAGAAGACATGACcctcaagcaaaaaaaaaaaaaaaaagtagacacGACCCTTTGGTACGGAAGATTTCTTCCCTCCGCTTTAGTTTTGCATTTTATTgtctttcctctttttctttctttttctgtgaCATGAATACTAACCGGACCATACACAATTTGCGCACTCTAGTTAATAACAGAAAACAGAATATAAACAGCAAAAAAGAAgaatgcaaaatataaaaaatatattacataaattatttgtttatttatataatataaaattgacaGAAAGCAAGCAAGGTCACACTAAAAAGTAAGTACCGtacatagaaaaagaaaaaagcaaccaAAACTATCATTCTTACTAGACCAGGTGTAACTGTAAGTACcgtacatataatataattatttaattaattaatttatttatttatttttgttttaatcacCATAGGAAACAATTCTGTCCATGATGTTGGCCACAACAGCTTTACAGTCCCTTAGCTTTTTGATGCTCCTATTCAGCCTCACCCTCTTAGATGCCACCGATGGCAATTCCTCCATCAATTTTTCAATCCCACCAACACGGAATGCCAGAGACTCATTCATAATCTCCATTCCCAACTCCTTtttcaccaaatttttcacactCAATTGCAGATGCAGAGCCATACAATCAACAAACCTCCTCAGTACAATCTTCCAATATGCAATCAGCCTCATCCTCAAGTCAAAAGCCTGCGGTATAAGATGCCTATGCTGTCTCAGACCTTCAACGTGTTCAACTTTCCCAAGACCTTCAATCTTCACCGTACTCAGTCTTTCTTTATCTTCGAAGAGTGCATACATGAACGTATTGCTTTGAGCCATTAGCTTATTCCATTCAGATGTATATTCTGGATTGCATGTGTAATCTGTCGCCATCTCCATTTCGACAATCTCCTGCATCCATTTGATGGACCTTTCTTTCATCTTGGCTATCAGATTTTGGCCTGCTTGTCTGGTGGACAATTGAAGCTGGTAATAACCTTCCACATGTTGCATCAAAACCTTCATCACCACTTCTTCTATGTAATCCCATAAGTCCCCAACAAACTCAATCGGCTTACCTGAAATTCCCTTCACCTTTCGATTTAAAAGGCCGAGAAAAGCAGTCCGGGGAAGGAAGTTTGGCAGAGAAATCTTTTTGGATTCTTCCAAAATCTTGATCTCATCCATTAGAAAGTCACCAATTGGATCGCTTTCGGCACAGGCATGAAGCTCATCAGAGAATTTGTTGAGCATCTCGGTCAAACGAGCGGTACAATGCATGTGCTTATCATCTGGGTATTCTTCAAATTCTCCTCTAAGAAGAATTTTCCTCAGTGACTCCTTCACGGCCTCAACGATCTGCATAAAAGTAGCGGTTGCCTCAGCAACCGAATTCAGATGCTTTGGCAACTTGTTGAGCTCTGCAACACTGGTATTCAACTTGTCATTGATCTTGTTGGTAATCTCAGGAAGATTTCGAGCTATACTAGTTGCTTGAATCTGAGCCAGCTTCTGTGCCAAAACAGGAATACCCACAATagatttatcaatttttgaaagAAGTGGATGAGTTTGGAACAAAATAGCTTCCTCCACTCGAGCTTCTTCATAGGATTCATTTCCAATCCGATTCCTGACACAGACATAGCCAAGACCAATATTGACATCATCGGCAGTAACCTTCTCAAGAAGTCCTTCGGGCGCTTTATCTGCCTTGGTAACGACGGCAAGTGTTCTCTCCCCTGTTTTGTCAACGCTCTGCGACATCCTAATTGATTCACAGGTAGTGAAATCAACGGTTGCAGATAACACATTGAGAATGATACTCTCTTCTGGCTTTATGTACTCCATGATTATATCTCTGATTTGTTCATATATGTTATCAGGCTGTCCACGAACTGGGACTCTGGTAATTCCAGGAAGATCAACCATGGTCAAGTCAGGAACACCCAACTTTTTCACCACCAAAGTTATGGGGCTGTTGGAAATTCCCTTACCAGGGCCAGCAATTCTTTCTGTGACTTTGTTTATGTCTTCTGAGATATGATCTTCGTCGGTTAAAATCTCTTCGCCGTTGAACGCCAAGGAAAGTTCAGGCTGAGGATCAGAGTGTTGTTGGAGTTTCATTACAAGTGGAACCCTGGTGCAGATACCCTGACCTCTCGGAAGGCTGATACCGGCGAGTGATTCGAGGACGCTGGACTTGCCGGAGGATTGATCTCCGACGACGACGATGGTCGGGAGCTGAATTCCTTCTTCCATGATCATGAGTTCCCGGAGCTTGTCAACGGCATCGAGAAGAGGACGAATGCGTTGGTTGTAAGAGGAAACAATGGGTGCGGAGATGGGTTCATCGGGGTCTACCGGTGTAATTGCAAACGAGATTTCATGGTTGGCTTCGGAGTTTGTTGAATCGAAGTCATAGCTAGGacccatttttctttctttctttttttatctttctggTTTGGTGGAATGCAGAGAGAAACAGAGTAAGAGAAACAGAACAAGAGAAACAGAGACGGAGAActggaaaaaaggaagaagaatgtGGGACGGTCTGAGATAGAAGAGATTGAATACTCaattatttatagaatttttttttcgcTACTTTATTTAAGTGACGTTGGTCCTTTGACGAAACCATGACTTATTCCCACCAAATACAACGTAATTATTgcggcagtttttttttttttttttttttttttttttttggtttttttttgcaCTTTCACTTTTCAAAAAGAAAGTAATATGTCAGTCCGTGGATGCATATTGTCTTGGATGAGTCGTACTTATCACtgcttattttctattttttttataaatttgatttatattatgCTTACTTTATTGAACTCAATATTTGCTTTTAATTCCATATCTTGGATCCTCTATATGTCCaaacccaaaacccaaaaaaaaaaaaaaactgtcactTTTATCTTAAATGTGAAATTTCTTGGGTTTAAtataagtgtgtatatataataagataGTAATAAGTCGAAAGTATTTCCTGGGCTCAATATTACGCCACAAATTTGAGAAAGCTACTTCATTGATGTTACAGAAACtgtccacacacacacacaaaaaaaaaaaaaaaaaaaaaaaaaaaaaggcgcaTTTATGACTCATTGagaatgaaaaagaaacaattcCTCTCTCCTTTAGTATACGTCGTCTCCAAGTTTCGTGGGAAAaagacccaaaagaaaaaagaaaaggaaaaaacaaaacaaaacaaaacgaaaAACGAAgcgaaacaaaacaaaaacatttctTTAACGCAGATTTCCCACTTGCTATGTGCGAGGAATCAGTGGCCAAGCCAAATACTGGCCTGCAGGGGCCATCCCCTATCCTTTAAAAGTtgcttcaaataaatttataattaatgtaaaattaaGTATTTAGCCCTCCTATAATTAAGATactatattgatttttatgtaattaataattgttgcatataaaaatataaaattattaccataaagCTTCTAATTCATCATTATAGTTTTTTAGAGTTTtgatttaattctttttcttatttacttttaaaattatgattttgatttaatttcacATACAATATATCTTTTTAAGAGTTTGTCTTCCTTTCACATTATGGCCCTCccaatttaatttttctggTTGTCTTGGATGTTCCTAAGATGTTCCTCCATATGATTCATACACTGGCCCAAAGTGCCACGTTGGCTGGTGTTAAAAAAGTGCGTGAAATGATCGAATTCAACATTATGCTATGAATGGAATTAAGAATTGGTCTGGAGTGGGAATGCTGATCAATGCCCATTTCATCTCGGTGGGTCAGTATTGAAATACTTTTGTTTAGAGACCCGGCCCACTGGTCTTTCACTATGCCCTATTAATCTGTGGGCTTGTGTTacccaattaaatataatgtgtgtggaacaaataattaattctcTAATCACCATAAAAAGCTTCAAAGGCAAGGGGACGAAACACTTTTTATTAATCACcattaaaaacaaacaattttatttgaagGCAAGGGCACCACTAGAGTCGCATGAAAACTTATTCTATTTGAAATTGAGTTCAATGTCCtcttttattgttggaatatttgcGGCACAAAGGAAATACTAACAAGAAGATCATCTAACATAATGTTTCCTAAAAAGCGATTTAAAAGCTCTTTCAAGAGTATAAAAGGTGttttttataatgtttggaacatatatatatatatatatatatatggcgagagagagagagagagagagagaaaacaaacGCTTCCTAGCTATAGAAGTATCCATAAACGAGTGCGAAACATACTAGCTGATGGCTAATAGGAGTGCCCATTACATGCAAGAAAACAAAGCCATTCATGTCCAAAATACAAAATGTAAGAAACAGTAATGttcgctaaaaaaaaaaaaaaaagggactttcataataataataataataataataaaaacaggaTTAGAGGTCTTACTCCCAAAATGAGCCATTGGGGATAGGCCCATAGATCTCATCGATTATTTTTTACTACACCCACAATTCCAAAACACAGAAGCAACATTATGCCCACGCAAATTAAACTACACCTGGACCTAACTTAACTAAAACCAACAAttctaagatttttttttatgccgCAAATcatacataataattaaatcttcaCCAAGAACAGTGTGTTGGATATCAATAGCATTCTCCCAGAAAACAAAGCTTGTTAATCAGCATGAGCTACGATTCTGTCAAAGATGTTTGCTACAACATCTTTACACCCCTTCAGCTTCAAGATGCTCTTGTTCAGCTTTGAACGCTTTGAAGCAATTGATGGCGATTCCTCCATGAACCTCTCAATCCCGCCAACATTACTTCCAAATAGCTCATTCACTATCTCAAATTCCAAGTCCTTATTCACAAGGTTCTTCACACTCAGCTGCAAATGCAGAGCCATAGAATCAACCAATCTTCTCAAGACTATTTTCCAATAAGCTGTCATTCTCATCCTCAAATCAAAAGCCTGCTCAAGAACATGTGCATATTGCTTGAGATGTCCAACTTCAATGTCACCAAATCCTTCAAGCTTTATGCTACTGGTTATTCGATTTTCGTCCAAGGCTCCACTTATGAACGAATCCTGTTGGGCCATTAACTTATTCCATTCGGATATATATTCTGGATTGCAAGTATAATCTGTCACCATCTCCATTTCCACAACCTCCTCCATCCATTTGATAGACTTTTCTTTCATCTTGGCTATCAGGTTATTCGCAGCTCGTCTGGTCGATAACTGAAGCTGGTAATAGTCTCCCACATGATGCATCAACACAATCATCACCACCTCTTCTACGTAATTCCATAACTTGTCCACAAACTCAATAGGCATACCTGATATTTCCTTCACCTTTCTTTGCAAAATGCTGAGAAAAGCAGTGCGGGGAAGGAAGTTTGGCAGCGAAATGTCTTTGGTTTCCTCCAAAATCTTGATCTCATCCATTAGAAAGTCCCTAGTCCGATCACTTTCAGCATAGCTGTGAAGCTCATCAGAAAACTTGTTGAGCATCTCGACCAAACGAGCACTGCAATGCATTTTTTTATCATCAGGGTATTCCTCGAACTCTCCTCTAATAAGAATTTTCCTCAGCGATTCTTTCGCAAGCCCAACAATCTGCATAAAAGCTGTTGTAGCCTCAGCAACAGAGGACAGATGCTTTGGCAGCCTGCTGAGCTCAGCAACATAGGAATTCAACTTGTCATTGATCTTCTTGACAATCTCGGGAAGATTCCGAGCTATACTTGTCGCTTGAATCTGAACCAGCTTCTGCGCCAAAACAGGAATGCCCACAATGGATTTGTCAATCTTGGAGAGAAGTGGATGAGTTTTGAACAGAGTAGCTTCCTCCATTCGAGCCTCTTCATAAGATTCATTTCCAATCCGATTCCTGACGCAGACATAGCCAAGACCAATATTGACATCATCAGCAGTCACCTTCTCAAGAAGTCCTTCAGGAGCTCTATCTGCCTTGGTAACCACGGCAATTGTTCTCTCCCCTGTTTTATCAACGCTCTGCGACATCCTAATTGATTCACAGGTAGTGAAATCAACGCTTGCCGATAACACATTGAGAATGATACTCTCTTCCGGAGTTATATACTCCATGATTATATCCCTTGTCTGTTCATATATGTTATCAGGCTGCCCATGAACTGGAACTCTGGTAATTCCGGGAAGATCAACCATTGTCAAATCTGGAACACCCTTCTTTTTCACCACCAGAGTTATGTGATTGTTGGAAATTCCCTTGCCGTTTCCAGCAATTCTTTCGGTGGCTTCATTTATAGCTTCTGAGATATGGTCTTCATCTGTGGGAACAACTTGGTCGCTGAACTCCAGGGAAAGTACAGGTTGAGGATCAGAGTGGTGTTGAAGTCTCATTATAAGGGGAACCCTTGTGCAGATACCTTGACCTCTTGGAAGGCTGATACCGGCCAGTGATTCGAGGACGCTGGACTTGCCGGAGGATTGGTCTCCGACGACAACGATGGTCGGGAGCTGTATTCCTTCTTCCATGACCATGAGATCTCGGAGCCTGTCGATTGCATCGAGAAGTGGACGAATGCGATCGTTGTAGGAGGAAACGATGGGTGCACTAAGAGGCTCATTGGGGTCTAGTACTCCAGCAAGTGCATTTGAGGCCTCTTGTTGTGGTACTACGGTGCTTTTAGAAGAAGTGAGCTGCCCCATTTTCATGCAGAGATATAGCCGAGAGATCATGCAGAGATATACCAGAGAGATCATGCAGAGATATAGCAGAGAGAATTTGGGAATGAAATTGAAGTATGGTTTTGTTTGGTGAAACTGAAATGGAGTTAAGTTGGTGATGGTCTGAGAAGAAGATTTGAGGCCTAATTTATAGAGATTTCATTACGTTGGTCCTATGACGTATGATTTGTCTTATAAAAATTTAGTTAACTCATAATTACCATTTATAATCATTAACTTATCGACGTACATTGATAATGAAAACTTATTGCTTAAGTTTTGAAGTTCCTTCAGGACACTTTGAACTAGCAAATGCGATGTAAAATGTTAAGTGGGAAGTTCCTTCATGCCAAGGTTTTCCAATGCAAGGTTCACATAATGAATAAAGACGAGGAAGGTACTTGTATATTTGATATGTGAAAGAAGAAATTACTTTGCCTTTGCATATGTGTAAAGAAGAGTAAAGGACATTGCCCGACAGAGAAAAGGTGCAGCCAAACCTccaaaactaaaatcaaattacTTTTTTGCCGTCCATTTAGATAATATAAAAGTTACATGCTCTATAATCTTGGTTAGTGCTCAAGCACTTGCTGAGTCTTCCATGCCTTTATAGTTTCGACTACTTCTCCAACAAGTTCGGTtcgaaaaaataacaataataataataataataattaattgcagTAATAAAAGAACCTAAATCTTTAGCCCAGATTATTACTtcctttatgtttttttttttttttatttcaatttttgttttactttttttctggGTTTCAGATTATTACTTCtttcatgtttttttatttcgatttttattttacttttttgtagGGTTTAAAGCCCACATTCTCACTTCTTATGCACTGGCTAGCAATGTGACTTTTGACGTAATTCTCAAACCTTGTATGATTCTGATTTTAAGGCTACAAACAAATCCTCTTTTAATGAAATATGTAGAAAGAATGATAATTTCCAAAGTCCAATATATATTGGACCGGCCCAATGGCCAAATTGTGGAGTCAACCATCATCTCCGTTATGAGCGTTGGCGGGTCCTGGAGTGCCTGTCAAGGGCGCTAGCGCATACCTTATACACgtattccccccaaaaaaaaaaaaaatgtccaaTATGGTATGTCTTCTATATCAacaatgatatttttttcaaccaaaaaaaaaaaattatatccaaTAAAATATCTCTAAAAtctctcccttttttttcttttttttttaaattttagaataaatCTAAAACCTTCTTAGCATAAACGTAATTTCACTATCCCAtttttaccaagaaaaaaaaaagtgaaatgaaGAAAACATAAtcccattaaaaattaaataaataatacactaacaaaaaaaaaataaaaattaaatagaagaaaacaaattatcaaataaaattaactttagatattaaaattgatatacTAGAAATAgccatataataaaaataagttatGCAATGCTAAAACTGTAGTGCAGTACATCAGAGTAATCGAAAAATTTCCAATTATTgactattttttatatataaaatataaaaacataatttgCAAGCATGTCCAACTAATTGTAGACAAATGTTTCGAAACTTCACAATTCAGCGACTAGAAGAATAAAGCAAGTTGTAAAGATAGAAGAGAACAAATATATAGACGGAATCAGTTGAAAACATGAATATtcacccaaacaaaaaaaggaaaaaaaaacgtAAGCTGTCAAACCCGAAAACACCAAGAACATTCAAAGTCTCAAACTCAAAACATA includes the following:
- the LOC107413141 gene encoding dynamin-related protein 4C translates to MGPSYDFDSTNSEANHEISFAITPVDPDEPISAPIVSSYNQRIRPLLDAVDKLRELMIMEEGIQLPTIVVVGDQSSGKSSVLESLAGISLPRGQGICTRVPLVMKLQQHSDPQPELSLAFNGEEILTDEDHISEDINKVTERIAGPGKGISNSPITLVVKKLGVPDLTMVDLPGITRVPVRGQPDNIYEQIRDIIMEYIKPEESIILNVLSATVDFTTCESIRMSQSVDKTGERTLAVVTKADKAPEGLLEKVTADDVNIGLGYVCVRNRIGNESYEEARVEEAILFQTHPLLSKIDKSIVGIPVLAQKLAQIQATSIARNLPEITNKINDKLNTSVAELNKLPKHLNSVAEATATFMQIVEAVKESLRKILLRGEFEEYPDDKHMHCTARLTEMLNKFSDELHACAESDPIGDFLMDEIKILEESKKISLPNFLPRTAFLGLLNRKVKGISGKPIEFVGDLWDYIEEVVMKVLMQHVEGYYQLQLSTRQAGQNLIAKMKERSIKWMQEIVEMEMATDYTCNPEYTSEWNKLMAQSNTFMYALFEDKERLSTVKIEGLGKVEHVEGLRQHRHLIPQAFDLRMRLIAYWKIVLRRFVDCMALHLQLSVKNLVKKELGMEIMNESLAFRVGGIEKLMEELPSVASKRVRLNRSIKKLRDCKAVVANIMDRIVSYGD
- the LOC125420648 gene encoding dynamin-related protein 4C-like, giving the protein MISLVYLCMISRLYLCMKMGQLTSSKSTVVPQQEASNALAGVLDPNEPLSAPIVSSYNDRIRPLLDAIDRLRDLMVMEEGIQLPTIVVVGDQSSGKSSVLESLAGISLPRGQGICTRVPLIMRLQHHSDPQPVLSLEFSDQVVPTDEDHISEAINEATERIAGNGKGISNNHITLVVKKKGVPDLTMVDLPGITRVPVHGQPDNIYEQTRDIIMEYITPEESIILNVLSASVDFTTCESIRMSQSVDKTGERTIAVVTKADRAPEGLLEKVTADDVNIGLGYVCVRNRIGNESYEEARMEEATLFKTHPLLSKIDKSIVGIPVLAQKLVQIQATSIARNLPEIVKKINDKLNSYVAELSRLPKHLSSVAEATTAFMQIVGLAKESLRKILIRGEFEEYPDDKKMHCSARLVEMLNKFSDELHSYAESDRTRDFLMDEIKILEETKDISLPNFLPRTAFLSILQRKVKEISGMPIEFVDKLWNYVEEVVMIVLMHHVGDYYQLQLSTRRAANNLIAKMKEKSIKWMEEVVEMEMVTDYTCNPEYISEWNKLMAQQDSFISGALDENRITSSIKLEGFGDIEVGHLKQYAHVLEQAFDLRMRMTAYWKIVLRRLVDSMALHLQLSVKNLVNKDLEFEIVNELFGSNVGGIERFMEESPSIASKRSKLNKSILKLKGCKDVVANIFDRIVAHAD